GGTCTGCGATCGTCGAGAGGATCCGTTCCCGAAGATTGGGCTCGAGGGTGATGACCTTAAAGGGTGTATCTGCGCGAAGGGACAGGATCCGCGGAGGAAGTTGCCGGACGAGGTCGTCGAAATCCTGCGCGACAAGGTCGATGACCCCGAGTTCGAGGGCCTCCCGGTCCGTAGCTGAGACGCTTTCCCGGACGGCGTTTTCTGCCCAGGTGGCGTTTTTCCCACGCTCGGAGGCGATGCTCCGGGCCATGGCCGCAATGTCGTTTTCTGCCTTGGCCCCGGAGACCGAATCCTTTTCGTCCTTCTGTCCGATACCGACCGGGTGGGCGGCGCCGATGTTCGTCCCTGGGGCCATGGCTGCGACGTGGGCTGAAAGGGTGAGGATGGCGCCGGCGGATGCGGCCTGGGCGCCGGACGGGGCTACGTAGACCACTACTGGTACCGGCGAGGCCATGACGGCCTGGATCATGTCCCTGAGCGTTGAGACCAGGCCGCCCGGTGTGTCGAGTTCCACCACGAGGCAGGCGGCCCCTGATGCCTGGGCAGTCGACAGGGCCCGCATGAAGAACTGGGAGATGCCAGGGTTGATGCTTCCTTCGAGCCGGATGCGATAGATGGTTGGGGTTGCCTCTCTGTCAGGATCACCGGATCCCTGAGCCATGCCAGGAAAAAGGACGGGCGCCCCTGTTACGAAAAAAGCGGACAGGAGCAGGGCTGTGATGGATTTAGCTGCTTTCATGCGCCCTCTGGAGCATCTGAAGATCCTGCCACGCCTCGCGTTTGAGGGTGCGGAGGCGCTCTCCCTGGAATCTCAGGAGATAGGCGGGGTGGTACGTTACGATGACCTTAATCCCGTTCATTTCATGAAATTTTCCCCGGAAAGACTGGATCGGGGCCTTTTTCCCCAAGAGGGTCGAGGCCGCGACAAGGCCGAGGGCGAGGATGAACTCCGGGGCGATGACACGGATCTGGTCCAGGAGGAAGGGCATGCAGGCAGCGATCTCCTCCCGCTCAGGCGCGCGGTTTCTGGGCGGCCGGCACTTGACGACGCTCGTGATGTACACCTCGTCCCGGGCAAGACCGATGGCCGCGAGCATGCGGGTGAGAAGTTCCCCGGACGGTCCGACAAAGGGCCGGCCCGTCTCGTCTTCCTCGCGTCCTGGCGCCTCCCCGATCACCATGATCCGGGCCTTTTCCGGGCCTTCTCCAAAGACGATCCTTTGTCTTGTGGCATGAAGCCCGCAGCGGGTGCACTCCCCAAGCCCCGCGCGGATCTCGGCCAGGCTCGCGGGCCGCTGTGACGGGGCATGCCGGCCTGTTCCGTTTCGAGGAGGGCCGCCGGGTCCGTCTGCGGCCTGGGGGGCATCGCTGCCCGCATAGGGCGCGCGCAAGGCTTTTGTCTCCGAGGCGCCGAGAAAGCGCTGGACGGCCTCGGTGCGGGGGACGAAAGTCGCCCCGATCTGGCGCGTGAAACGCAGCCAGGCGGAAACGGATGCGAGGAGATCCCGGTCCTTCACGGTCGTCTGGCCCCCATGGAGATCAGGGCCGCAAGGGATGACCCGACCACGATGCCGGCCACGTCCACGACCCAGTCCACTGGGTCCGACGTGCGGCCGGGGATGATTGATTGATATGTCTCGTCCAGAAGACCGTATATCGAGCCCATGAAAGAGGCCTGAACGAGGGCCCCGGCCCGTGTGGACCTGGGTGCCGACATCCTCCACCACATGAGGAGGCAGCCGAAGATGAAGTAGACGATAAAGTGGATAGTGGTGAAGCTGACAGGGACATGATGGAGCCTCATGCCCGGAACAGAGGAGGCGCCGAGGATCATCCCCGCGAAGGCGAGCGAGAAGAGGGCTGGGACCCGTGGGTGCTGGTAGGCGGATGGTGCCATTTTGGGAGGACCTTTCATGCCAGGGATCCGTCAAAAGTCAAAAGCCTGAATTTGTGGGCCGACGGCCTGGGTATTTGTGGAGTGAGGCGCCCATGGACGGGCGCCGTCGGCAAATCCGCCCCCATGGACGGGGGCTATTTGCCGCGCGGAACAAATACCCTGGCCGTTGGCCCACAGAACTCTAGATGACTTTGACGGATCTCTGCCTTTCATGCGCCTTGACTCGGTTTTCAGAGTAAACTATGTATGATTCGCTGTCATTATATTTGCGGTAGATAAGGAGTCCGCCGTGGGCGAGGAAAGTCTTGTTATCCAGCAGAGGAAGGAGAAGGCGGAGGCCTTGGAAAGATCTGGGGTCCCCCTCTATCCGAATGCGGTTGCCCGTCCACGGCCCATTGGCCCCATCGTTGAGGCATACGGAACTGCGGACAGAGAGGCCCTGGAACAGGTCTCGGAGGAGTTTCGTGTCTGCGGGCGTATCATGTCCCTTCGTAGCTTCGGGAAGGCCGCCTTTTTGCATATCCAGGACGGTTCAGGTCGAATCCAGGTCCATGTGAGTCGGAACCGGATCGGAACCGATGCCTATGACGTCTTCAAGAGGTTTGACATCGGTGATATCGTCATGGTCCAGGGAAGGCCCTTTCGTACGAACACGGGCGAACTCACCCTGGAGGCCAGTGTCATCTCGCTGGTGACCAAGTCCCTCTATCCCCTGCCTGAGAAATATCATGGGATACGAGACGTCGAGCTGAGGTATCGGCAGCGCTACGTAGATCTTGTCATGAACGAGGAGGTTCGCAAGGTCTTCAGAACCCGATCCCGCATCATCCAGATCATTCGTGAGTATCTGGACGAGGAGGGCTTTCTCGAGGTCGAGACCCCGATGATGCAGCCCATCGTGGGGGGCGCCACTGCCAAACCATTCAAAACCCACCATAACGCCCTTGGTATCGACCTTTTTCTTCGCATCGCACCGGAGCTCTATCTGAAACGCCTACTGGTGGGGGGGTTCGAACGGGTTTTTGAACTCAACCGCAATTTCCGAAACGAGGGGATCTCCATCCAGCACAACCCCGAATTTACCATGCTCGAGTTCTACGAGGCCTATGCCACGTATGAGGATCTCATGGACCGCACTGAGGCCCTCTTCACTCGAATCTCGCAAGAGATCACCGGGGGGCTCGTGGTCGAATACCAAGGAGAAACCATTGATCTTACTACACCGTGGCGCAGGTTGACGCTTGTTGATTCTCTTGTCCAGATCGGTGGGGTGCCAGAGCCTGAACTCTCGAATAGGACTGTCATCGAAGGGAGGCTTCGGGAACTTGGCAATCCCGTGAAGGGCGACGAGCCTTACGGAAAGCTCCTCACCAAGTTATTTGATCTCCTCGTAGAACCCAAGCTCGTCAATCCCACATTCATCACGCATTACCCTACGGACGTCTCTCCCCTTGCCAGGAGAAACGCCGCCGATCCATCGGTCACGGACCGCTTCGAGCTCTTCATCGCCGGGCGCGAGATGGGGAATGCCTTTTCCGAGCTGAACGATCCCAGGGATCAGTATGCACGTTTTCGAGAGCAGATCGAAAAAAGGGGAGATGATGAGGAGATCCCCCCTGTCCTTGACGAGGACTATGTGCACGCCCTCGAGATCGGCATGCCTCCGGCTGCGGGAGAAGGGATCGGAATCGATCGCCTCGTCATGCTCTTCACGGATTCCCCATCCATCAGGGACGTGATCCTTTTCCCCCAGCTCCGGCCCGCGATGTGAAACCCTGTATGTCTCTGCCTTTTGAATGGTTCGTGGCCCTGAGGTATCTCAGGGCCAAGCGCAAGCAGGCGTTCATATCGCTCATATCGGTCATCTCCATCGCCGGGGTTGCGGTGGGCGTCATGGCCCTCATAGTGGTCATCTCAGTGATGGGCGGTTTCGAGGACCACTTGCGAAACAAGATCCTCGGCATCAACGCGCATGTGCTCGTACGTTCCGCAGCCGGTCCCTTTGATGG
This window of the Deltaproteobacteria bacterium genome carries:
- a CDS encoding nodulation protein NfeD, whose amino-acid sequence is MKAAKSITALLLSAFFVTGAPVLFPGMAQGSGDPDREATPTIYRIRLEGSINPGISQFFMRALSTAQASGAACLVVELDTPGGLVSTLRDMIQAVMASPVPVVVYVAPSGAQAASAGAILTLSAHVAAMAPGTNIGAAHPVGIGQKDEKDSVSGAKAENDIAAMARSIASERGKNATWAENAVRESVSATDREALELGVIDLVAQDFDDLVRQLPPRILSLRADTPFKVITLEPNLRERILSTIADPNIAYLLMMAGIAGLYFELAHPGAIFPGTVGAISLLLGLFALQALPVNTTGLLLILLSGLLLVLELFVTSYGILGVSGVVALLLGSLMLFDTAETGVALAMEVLIPTILAVCVFFVLVIYLAGRAVIARPLSGSEALIGETGTVYEPIGRKGGKVFVHGEIWNAVSREPIEEGEEITVIGLKGLTLEVTTQKKDLNP
- a CDS encoding uracil-DNA glycosylase; this translates as MKDRDLLASVSAWLRFTRQIGATFVPRTEAVQRFLGASETKALRAPYAGSDAPQAADGPGGPPRNGTGRHAPSQRPASLAEIRAGLGECTRCGLHATRQRIVFGEGPEKARIMVIGEAPGREEDETGRPFVGPSGELLTRMLAAIGLARDEVYITSVVKCRPPRNRAPEREEIAACMPFLLDQIRVIAPEFILALGLVAASTLLGKKAPIQSFRGKFHEMNGIKVIVTYHPAYLLRFQGERLRTLKREAWQDLQMLQRAHESS
- a CDS encoding VanZ family protein codes for the protein MAPSAYQHPRVPALFSLAFAGMILGASSVPGMRLHHVPVSFTTIHFIVYFIFGCLLMWWRMSAPRSTRAGALVQASFMGSIYGLLDETYQSIIPGRTSDPVDWVVDVAGIVVGSSLAALISMGARRP
- the lysS gene encoding lysine--tRNA ligase, which encodes MGEESLVIQQRKEKAEALERSGVPLYPNAVARPRPIGPIVEAYGTADREALEQVSEEFRVCGRIMSLRSFGKAAFLHIQDGSGRIQVHVSRNRIGTDAYDVFKRFDIGDIVMVQGRPFRTNTGELTLEASVISLVTKSLYPLPEKYHGIRDVELRYRQRYVDLVMNEEVRKVFRTRSRIIQIIREYLDEEGFLEVETPMMQPIVGGATAKPFKTHHNALGIDLFLRIAPELYLKRLLVGGFERVFELNRNFRNEGISIQHNPEFTMLEFYEAYATYEDLMDRTEALFTRISQEITGGLVVEYQGETIDLTTPWRRLTLVDSLVQIGGVPEPELSNRTVIEGRLRELGNPVKGDEPYGKLLTKLFDLLVEPKLVNPTFITHYPTDVSPLARRNAADPSVTDRFELFIAGREMGNAFSELNDPRDQYARFREQIEKRGDDEEIPPVLDEDYVHALEIGMPPAAGEGIGIDRLVMLFTDSPSIRDVILFPQLRPAM